In one Ornithinimicrobium pratense genomic region, the following are encoded:
- a CDS encoding CaiB/BaiF CoA transferase family protein translates to MEAPLAGITVVEVGVFMAAPFAAMHLADLGARVIKVESPTMPDPTRQVGPMVHGRSSPFLRLNRNKESVAIDFKTPEGHAAMLALLDDADVLVENLRPGALSRAGLGPDVLLQRNPRLVYCSVSGWGQTGPLAPQPGLDIMAQARSGLMSITGEPDGEPAKLGIPVADLSAGLYCTIGILAALRDRDLTGRGDVIDVSLYESAVSLAVWEAGKHFGGGRAGGRHGSAHQSQAPYQAMPTQDGYVTLGAITPATWQALCQVLDAEELLEDERYATSQTRFDHREELISTLERHTRTLTSVQLLERLEAVGVPCAPVAEFDAVFDSEHLREREFFWDAESEELGPQRQLGSPVRFRRLRTRRDGPGPDLGADTERVLAPLLQDQRDPAPNPRESPAEEG, encoded by the coding sequence ATGGAGGCACCGCTTGCGGGCATTACCGTCGTCGAGGTCGGGGTGTTCATGGCGGCTCCGTTCGCCGCCATGCACCTCGCCGACCTCGGTGCACGGGTGATCAAGGTGGAGTCGCCGACCATGCCGGACCCCACCCGCCAGGTCGGCCCCATGGTGCACGGACGGTCCTCGCCGTTCTTGCGGCTGAACCGCAACAAGGAGTCGGTGGCGATTGACTTCAAGACGCCCGAAGGGCACGCGGCGATGCTGGCGCTTCTCGACGATGCGGACGTGCTTGTGGAGAATCTGCGCCCCGGAGCGCTCTCCCGCGCCGGGCTCGGCCCGGACGTGCTCCTGCAGCGCAACCCGCGGCTGGTCTACTGCTCCGTATCCGGATGGGGTCAGACCGGCCCGCTGGCCCCGCAGCCGGGGTTGGACATCATGGCTCAGGCGCGCTCGGGCCTGATGAGCATCACCGGCGAGCCCGACGGTGAGCCGGCCAAGCTCGGCATACCGGTCGCCGACCTGTCCGCCGGGCTCTACTGCACCATTGGCATCCTGGCCGCGCTGCGGGACCGGGACCTCACCGGCCGCGGCGACGTCATCGACGTCTCGCTCTACGAGTCGGCGGTGTCGCTGGCGGTATGGGAGGCGGGCAAGCACTTCGGCGGCGGCCGGGCGGGCGGCAGGCACGGCTCGGCCCACCAGTCGCAGGCGCCCTACCAGGCGATGCCGACCCAGGACGGCTACGTCACCCTCGGAGCCATCACCCCAGCGACGTGGCAGGCCCTGTGCCAGGTGCTCGACGCGGAGGAGCTCCTGGAAGACGAGCGCTACGCGACCTCCCAGACCCGCTTCGACCACCGCGAGGAGCTCATCTCGACCCTGGAACGGCATACCCGGACGCTGACCTCCGTCCAGCTTCTGGAGCGGCTGGAGGCGGTCGGCGTGCCCTGCGCGCCAGTGGCTGAGTTCGACGCGGTGTTCGACTCCGAGCATCTGCGCGAGCGGGAGTTCTTCTGGGACGCAGAGTCCGAGGAGCTCGGGCCGCAACGTCAGCTGGGCAGCCCGGTGCGCTTCCGTCGCCTGCGGACCAGACGCGACGGCCCCGGCCCGGACCTCGGCGCCGACACCGAACGGGTGCTTGCCCCGCTCCTGCAGGACCAGCGGGACCCCGCTCCGAACCCTCGCGAGTCCCCGGCCGAGGAGGGCTGA
- a CDS encoding enoyl-CoA hydratase — MAQLTTSVEGPVLAVTFNRPEARNAMTWAMYEALVQACARVNADESLRVLLLRGSGGAFVAGTDISQFLEFEDGSDGVRYEERVEEIVSTLASVDAVTVAAVEGACVGGGLALAAACDLRVADETAFFGVPIARTLGNCLSAPNVDRLVRLMGRGTAGELLLLGRLLPAARMLDVGFVQEVAPTEGFNAMVSEVVGRLAAHAPLTLWASRSMLRATAGVPLPTTEEEMIARVYGSEDFRDGVRAFVDKARPVWRGL; from the coding sequence ATGGCGCAGCTGACCACGAGCGTTGAAGGCCCGGTCCTCGCCGTCACCTTCAACCGCCCAGAGGCCCGCAACGCGATGACCTGGGCGATGTATGAGGCTCTGGTCCAGGCCTGCGCCAGGGTGAACGCGGATGAGAGCCTTCGTGTGCTGCTGCTGCGCGGCTCGGGCGGGGCGTTCGTGGCCGGGACCGACATCAGCCAGTTCCTGGAGTTCGAGGACGGGTCAGACGGGGTCCGGTATGAGGAGCGCGTCGAGGAGATCGTGTCGACGCTGGCCTCCGTCGACGCCGTCACCGTCGCGGCGGTCGAGGGCGCGTGCGTCGGGGGAGGGCTCGCGCTCGCCGCCGCGTGCGACCTGCGCGTCGCCGACGAGACGGCGTTCTTCGGCGTGCCGATCGCCCGCACCCTGGGCAACTGCCTGTCCGCCCCCAACGTCGACCGGCTGGTGCGGCTCATGGGCCGGGGGACCGCTGGCGAGCTGCTCCTCCTGGGCCGCTTGCTTCCCGCCGCCCGCATGCTGGACGTCGGCTTCGTCCAGGAGGTGGCACCGACGGAGGGGTTCAACGCGATGGTCTCCGAGGTGGTGGGTCGCCTCGCCGCGCACGCCCCGCTGACGCTGTGGGCCTCGCGCAGCATGCTGCGGGCGACCGCCGGCGTGCCACTTCCCACCACCGAGGAGGAGATGATTGCCCGGGTCTACGGCAGTGAGGACTTCCGCGACGGCGTCCGGGCGTTCGTCGACAAGGCTCGCCCGGTCTGGCGGGGACTGTAG